One genomic segment of Musa acuminata AAA Group cultivar baxijiao chromosome BXJ3-3, Cavendish_Baxijiao_AAA, whole genome shotgun sequence includes these proteins:
- the LOC135633127 gene encoding protein FATTY ACID EXPORT 7-like, protein MDKSTSQLLTLGYAALLGAGGVMGFVKSCSQKSLVAGGVSAALLCHVYTQLPERPLYASSLGLGTSVTLLAVMGSRYKKSGKVFPAGVVSLVSLIMAGGYLHGILRSSKTL, encoded by the exons ATGGATAAGTCCACATCTCAGCTGCTAACGCTGGGTTATGCTGCCCTCCTCGGAG CTGGCGGTGTAATGGGATTTGTGAAGAGCTGCAGCCAGAAGTCATTAGTTGCCGGAGGGGTATCGGCTGCGTTATTGTGTCACGTGTACACCCAGCTTCCAGAACGACCTTTATACGCATCATCCCTGGGGTTAG GTACGTCTGTGACTCTTCTAGCTGTAATGGGGTCTCGCTACAAGAAGTCTGGAAAGGTATTCCCTGCAGGTGTCGTTTCTCTCGTGTCCTTGATAATGGCCGGTGGCTATCTTCATGGAATTCTGCGTAGCAGTAAAACATTGTAA